A window of uncultured Gellertiella sp. genomic DNA:
CACGGCGGGCGCATTCAGCACCGCCGCGCAGGCGCTGGGCAGATCGGACACCATGATCGGGCGCGGCGGCTTCGGTGGCCTGGAGCCGGGTTTCGGACTGGATTGCGCCCAGGGCTCCTTGGTAAACCACCAGGCCAGCTGCTTGCCGCAGCCGTCGCCCTCTGGCACGGCGGCCTGCGCCTTGCAACTGGCCGAGCCCGGCGGGCAATGCATGCGGATGTGGAAATGGAAGTCGTGGCCGTAATAGGGGCGCACCTTGCCGAGATTGGTACGGTCGCCGGTCCAGGTGTCGCAGAGCTTCTTCTTGATCGCCGGATTGACGAAGATCCGCTCCACTTCAGGATAGCTGGCGGCCCGCATGATCACCCGGGCATGGGCGGAATCCCAGATCGAAGTGTCGATTGTCAGGAACTTGTTCTGGTTGAGCATGGAGCGGGCGGAAATCGTCTCGCGCTCTTCGGCCGTCAGCGTGCGGGCCGGCATCGGCGTCAGCCAGACATCCGCATCGAGCCCGATCTGGTGCGAGGCATGGCCGCTCTTCATCGGCCCGCCGCGCGGCTGCGAGATATCGCCGAGCAGCAGGCCGGGCCAGCCGTCGAAACGGTTGGCATCCTGGCTGAAGCGTTCCAGCAGCGAAATCAGCGCCGGATTGCCCCAGCGCCGGTTGCGCGACGGGCGCATCACCTGCCAGGTCGGCCCATCGGCCGGGATCGCCACGGCTCCGCTGAGGCAGCCCTTGGCATAAAAGCCGAAGGACGTGGTCTTTGCCGGATTGGGCAGCTCGACCGCGCCGAACAGCTCCCTGGCCACCCCGTCGGCCCTCGCGCTGCCGGGGCCAAGAGCAAGAAGACCGGCGACAAGCGCCAGGGCAAGGCGAGGGGCGGCAGTTGGGGGCTTCAGGGTCATCCGTGCGCTTTCAAAAGGGTCGTGCCATGGGTTCGCAGAATCAGCTGGAAGGAGGGTAATCCCCGACGCGTCCTCAAGCAAAACCTGCTTTTCCTCTGCCGCGCGAGAATGGCCAAATTCCGGCAGTTGCTGATAAACCCTGATGCTGGCGGCGGGCTTACTTTTGCTGGGATTTGTTTTAATCTAACCAAATCGGTGAGACAGGGGCATTCATGACATTCATGCAGCGGGGACTTGGCCTGGCAACGGGTCTGGCATTCTTGGGTTTTGCGACAATTCTTCCGGCCCTGGGCGCGGATTTGCCGTGGCGCATCGGGGCCTCCTCGGCGGGTGAGCTGCGCTACAAGCCGGGCTTTCCGCATTTCGACTATGTCAATCCCGATGCCCCGAAGGGTGGCACGGTGTCGATGGCGGCCATGGGCACCTATGACACGTTCAACCCGGTGCTGACCAAGGGCGATGCGCCCGAAGGGCTTGGACTGGTGTTCGACACGCTGCTCAAATCCTCCGATGACGAGATCACCACCAGCTACGGGCTGCTGGCCGAAGGCGTTGCCTATCCCGATGATGTCTCCTTCGCCACCTTCCGGCTGCGCAAGGAGGCCAGATGGGCCGATGGCCAGCCGGTCACGCCTGAAGATGTGGTCTATTCCTTCGACAAGGCCAAGGAACTGAACATTCAGGCATCCCGCTACTATGGCCATGTGGTGAAGGCCGAAAAGACCGGGGAGCGGGACGTCACCTTCCGCTTCGACCAGAAGAACAATCTGGAGCTTCCCAATATCCTCGGCCAGCTGACCATCGTTCCCAAACACTGGTGGGAGGGCAAGGATGCCAAGGGCAACCCGCGCGACATCGGCCGCACCACGCTCGAACCGGTGATGGGCTCCGGCCCCTACAGGATCGCCGCCTTTCAGCCCGGCTCCACCATCCGCTACGAATTGCGGGATGATTACTGGGGCAAGGCAATCAACGTGAATGTCGGCGAAAACAATTTCCGCACCCGCGACTTTACCTATTTCGGTGATCTCGACGTCGCCTTCGAGGCCTTCCGTTCGGGCTCGGTCAATTTCTGGACGGAAAATTCCGCCAAGCGCTGGGCGACAGCCTATGATTTCCCCGCGGTCCAGCAGGGCAGGGTGAAGCGCGAGGTGATCCCCAACGCCTATCGCAGGCAGGGCGTGATGGTCGGCTTCATCCCCAACCTGCGCCGCCCGCAGTTTCAGAACGAAAAGCTGCGCCAGGCCCTCAATCTCGCCTTCGACTTCGAGGAACTGAACCGGACGACCTTCTTCGGCCAGTATCAGCGCGTCGACAGTTATTTCCATGGCACCGAACTGGCCTCGAAGGACCTGCCGCAGGGCAGGGAACTGGAGATCCTCACCGGCCTCAAGGACAAGCTGCCGCCCTCCGTGTTCACCACGCCCTTCGCCAATCCCGTCGGCGGCAAGCCGGATTTGTTTCGCAACAATCTCCGTCAGGCGCTGGCCCTGCTGAAAGAGGGCGGCTACGAACTGCGCGGCAACAAGACGGTGGAGGCAAAATCCGGCGCGCCGGTGAAGTTTGAAATCCTCCTGAACGGCGAGACCCTTGCCCGTGTCGCGCTGCCCTTTGCCCAGAACCTCCGGAAGATCGGCATTGATGTCAGCGTGCGCAGCGTCGACGAGGCGCAATATACCAACCGGGTGCGCAGTTTC
This region includes:
- the mepA gene encoding penicillin-insensitive murein endopeptidase: MTLKPPTAAPRLALALVAGLLALGPGSARADGVARELFGAVELPNPAKTTSFGFYAKGCLSGAVAIPADGPTWQVMRPSRNRRWGNPALISLLERFSQDANRFDGWPGLLLGDISQPRGGPMKSGHASHQIGLDADVWLTPMPARTLTAEERETISARSMLNQNKFLTIDTSIWDSAHARVIMRAASYPEVERIFVNPAIKKKLCDTWTGDRTNLGKVRPYYGHDFHFHIRMHCPPGSASCKAQAAVPEGDGCGKQLAWWFTKEPWAQSSPKPGSRPPKPPRPIMVSDLPSACAAVLNAPAVPSVAAATYRGANGLAYASATAAPAFAQTAAPEPGATAAAISGSDNPVLPQFGPFPFNRPN
- a CDS encoding extracellular solute-binding protein; this encodes MQRGLGLATGLAFLGFATILPALGADLPWRIGASSAGELRYKPGFPHFDYVNPDAPKGGTVSMAAMGTYDTFNPVLTKGDAPEGLGLVFDTLLKSSDDEITTSYGLLAEGVAYPDDVSFATFRLRKEARWADGQPVTPEDVVYSFDKAKELNIQASRYYGHVVKAEKTGERDVTFRFDQKNNLELPNILGQLTIVPKHWWEGKDAKGNPRDIGRTTLEPVMGSGPYRIAAFQPGSTIRYELRDDYWGKAINVNVGENNFRTRDFTYFGDLDVAFEAFRSGSVNFWTENSAKRWATAYDFPAVQQGRVKREVIPNAYRRQGVMVGFIPNLRRPQFQNEKLRQALNLAFDFEELNRTTFFGQYQRVDSYFHGTELASKDLPQGRELEILTGLKDKLPPSVFTTPFANPVGGKPDLFRNNLRQALALLKEGGYELRGNKTVEAKSGAPVKFEILLNGETLARVALPFAQNLRKIGIDVSVRSVDEAQYTNRVRSFDFDMIYSGWGESLHPGNEQAEFWGSKAASQQGTQNYLGIADPGIDALVDKVIFARDRDELAATTRALDRVLLAHHYVVPGYTLRAERYAYWDLFDRPADMPYYSSGFPDVWWAKAAAK